The Pseudomonas asiatica genome has a segment encoding these proteins:
- the rbfA gene encoding 30S ribosome-binding factor RbfA yields the protein MAKEYSRTQRIGDQMQRELAELIRREVKDPRVGLVTITAVDVSRDLGHAKVFITVMGEETPDAVQQSLKALNSAASFLRLHLGRSMQLRSVPQLHFHFDESVSRGVHLSALIERAVAEDRLHKDADKPDAEE from the coding sequence ATGGCCAAAGAATACAGCCGTACCCAACGTATCGGTGATCAGATGCAGCGCGAGCTGGCCGAGCTGATCCGCCGTGAAGTCAAGGACCCCCGCGTCGGTCTGGTCACCATCACCGCTGTGGATGTCAGCCGCGACCTAGGCCATGCCAAGGTCTTCATCACCGTCATGGGCGAAGAAACGCCAGACGCAGTGCAGCAGTCGCTCAAGGCCCTGAACAGCGCCGCCAGCTTCCTGCGCCTGCACCTGGGCCGCTCGATGCAGCTGCGCAGCGTGCCGCAACTGCATTTCCACTTCGACGAAAGCGTCAGCCGCGGTGTCCACCTGTCGGCACTGATCGAGCGCGCGGTCGCCGAAGACCGTCTGCACAAGGATGCCGACAAGCCGGACGCCGAGGAGTAA
- a CDS encoding BON domain-containing protein — MKKFAIAAATATALTLTMANGAFAAEPTQAPVMLAANTVDNAKQEGSDTWITTKVKADLLTEKGIPGSDIKVETSQGVVSLSSDVAVTQSQKEEAVRITKNIKGVKSVMSDGLKAE, encoded by the coding sequence ATGAAGAAGTTCGCCATTGCTGCCGCTACTGCTACCGCCCTGACCCTGACCATGGCTAACGGCGCATTCGCTGCAGAGCCAACCCAGGCTCCAGTCATGTTGGCCGCCAATACCGTGGACAACGCCAAGCAGGAAGGTTCTGACACCTGGATCACTACCAAAGTGAAAGCGGACCTGCTGACTGAAAAAGGTATTCCAGGCAGCGACATCAAAGTCGAGACCAGCCAAGGTGTCGTCTCGCTGTCGTCTGACGTGGCGGTGACTCAGTCCCAGAAAGAAGAAGCTGTTCGTATTACCAAGAACATCAAAGGCGTCAAGAGTGTGATGTCGGACGGCCTGAAAGCCGAATAA
- the tpiA gene encoding triose-phosphate isomerase: MRRPMVAGNWKMHGTRASVAELTEGLRNLALPSGVEVAVFPPALFINQVIDGLAGKEITVGAQNSAVQPEQGALTGEVAPEQLVEAGCKLVLIGHSERRQIIGETDEVLNRKFAAAQAKGLKPVLCIGETLEEREAGKTLEVVGRQLSSIIEAFGVKAFANAVIAYEPVWAIGTGLTATPQQAQDVHAAIRGQLAAEDAEVAAKVQLLYGGSVKAANAAELFGMPDIDGGLIGGASLNADEFGAICRAAGN, from the coding sequence ATGCGTCGCCCTATGGTAGCTGGTAACTGGAAGATGCACGGTACCCGCGCTAGCGTCGCTGAGCTGACCGAAGGCTTGAGAAATCTGGCCTTGCCGAGCGGAGTGGAAGTCGCGGTGTTTCCACCGGCCTTGTTCATCAATCAAGTGATCGATGGCCTGGCAGGCAAGGAAATTACTGTCGGCGCACAGAATTCTGCAGTACAACCCGAACAGGGTGCGCTGACCGGAGAAGTTGCTCCGGAACAGCTGGTTGAAGCAGGCTGCAAGTTGGTGTTGATTGGTCATTCGGAGCGTCGCCAGATCATTGGTGAAACCGACGAAGTGCTCAATCGCAAGTTTGCAGCGGCCCAAGCCAAAGGTTTGAAGCCAGTGCTTTGCATCGGGGAAACCCTTGAAGAGCGCGAGGCCGGCAAAACGCTCGAAGTTGTCGGGCGTCAACTAAGCAGTATCATCGAGGCATTCGGTGTTAAGGCTTTTGCCAATGCAGTAATTGCCTATGAGCCTGTATGGGCCATTGGCACTGGCCTTACGGCCACGCCACAGCAGGCCCAGGATGTGCATGCAGCCATCCGCGGCCAGCTGGCGGCAGAAGATGCTGAAGTGGCTGCGAAGGTGCAGTTGCTCTACGGCGGCAGCGTGAAGGCGGCCAATGCGGCCGAACTGTTCGGCATGCCGGATATCGATGGGGGGCTCATTGGTGGAGCTTCCCTGAACGCAGACGAATTCGGTGCAATTTGTCGCGCCGCAGGAAACTGA
- the truB gene encoding tRNA pseudouridine(55) synthase TruB produces the protein MAQVKRIRRNVSGIILLDKPLGFTSNAALQKVRWLLNAEKAGHTGSLDPLATGVLPLCFGEATKFSQYLLDSDKGYETVMQMGQTTNTGDAEGEVLQTREVTVGRADIEALLPRFRGQISQIPPMYSALKRDGQPLYKLARAGEVVEREARSVTIGRLELLECEGTRARLSVGCSKGTYIRTLVEDIGEALGCGAYVAELRRTQAGPFALAQTVTLEDLEQAHAEGGNEALDRFLMPSDSGLQDWPLVCLSEHSAFYWLHGQAVRAPDAPQFGMVRVQDHNARFIGIGEVSEDGRIAPRRLIRSE, from the coding sequence GTGGCCCAGGTCAAACGTATCCGCCGCAACGTCAGCGGCATCATCCTGCTCGACAAGCCGCTGGGCTTTACCTCCAACGCCGCCCTGCAAAAGGTGCGCTGGCTGCTCAACGCGGAAAAGGCCGGCCACACCGGCAGCCTCGACCCGCTGGCAACCGGCGTGTTGCCGCTGTGCTTCGGCGAAGCGACCAAGTTTTCGCAGTACCTGCTCGATTCCGACAAGGGCTACGAAACGGTCATGCAGATGGGGCAGACTACCAACACCGGTGATGCCGAAGGTGAGGTGCTGCAGACCCGCGAGGTGACCGTTGGTCGCGCCGACATCGAGGCCCTGCTGCCGCGTTTTCGTGGCCAGATCAGCCAGATACCGCCGATGTACTCGGCGCTCAAGCGTGACGGCCAGCCGCTGTACAAGCTGGCACGTGCAGGAGAGGTAGTGGAGCGCGAGGCGCGTTCTGTTACTATTGGCCGCTTGGAGTTGCTCGAGTGCGAAGGCACCCGTGCACGGTTGAGCGTAGGATGCAGCAAAGGCACCTATATCCGCACCCTGGTGGAGGATATCGGCGAGGCCCTTGGTTGCGGCGCCTATGTCGCCGAGCTGCGCAGGACCCAGGCCGGGCCTTTCGCGCTGGCACAGACGGTCACCCTCGAGGACCTCGAACAGGCCCACGCCGAAGGCGGCAACGAAGCGCTCGACCGCTTCCTCATGCCCTCGGACAGCGGCCTGCAGGACTGGCCGCTGGTGTGCCTGTCCGAACACAGTGCGTTCTACTGGCTGCATGGGCAGGCGGTACGCGCGCCGGACGCGCCACAATTTGGCATGGTCCGGGTACAGGATCACAATGCACGCTTCATCGGTATCGGTGAAGTGAGCGAAGACGGGCGCATTGCGCCGCGTCGGCTGATTCGGTCGGAATGA
- the secG gene encoding preprotein translocase subunit SecG, with protein sequence MLETVIVVFHLLAALSLVVLVLLQQGKGAEAGASFGAGASNTVFGSQGSATFLSKLTAILAATFFLTALGLGYFAKQQAHQLSQAGLPDPAVLEVKEPQKPAVNDDVPVLQQQKSETTPNTGDVPPPAQEQK encoded by the coding sequence ATGCTGGAAACAGTCATCGTTGTTTTTCATCTGTTGGCAGCGCTGTCGCTTGTAGTGCTGGTTCTGTTGCAACAGGGTAAAGGTGCGGAAGCAGGTGCATCTTTCGGCGCGGGTGCTTCAAATACCGTGTTCGGGAGCCAGGGCTCTGCAACGTTCCTGAGTAAATTAACTGCTATACTCGCTGCCACTTTCTTTTTGACAGCACTTGGGTTAGGATACTTCGCGAAGCAACAAGCTCACCAGCTTAGCCAAGCAGGTCTTCCAGATCCAGCAGTGCTAGAAGTGAAAGAGCCGCAGAAACCGGCAGTTAATGATGATGTACCGGTGCTCCAGCAGCAGAAGAGCGAAACCACTCCTAATACGGGTGATGTACCTCCTCCAGCACAAGAGCAGAAGTAA
- the rimP gene encoding ribosome maturation factor RimP: protein MSSKLEQLQALLAPVVEGLGYQCWGIEYVSQGKHSVLRIYIDKEGGILVDDCEAVSRQASAILDVEDPISSEYTLEVSSPGMDRPLFTLEQFASHAGEQVKIKLRSPFEGRRNFQGLLRGVEEQDVVVQVDNQEFLLPIDSIDKANIIPSFD from the coding sequence GTGTCGAGCAAGCTAGAACAGTTGCAGGCCTTGTTGGCCCCGGTTGTCGAGGGTCTGGGCTATCAATGCTGGGGGATCGAATACGTTTCCCAGGGTAAGCATTCGGTACTGCGCATCTACATCGACAAGGAAGGCGGCATTCTGGTGGACGACTGCGAAGCGGTCAGCCGTCAGGCCAGCGCAATTCTCGATGTGGAAGATCCGATCAGCAGTGAATACACCCTCGAGGTGTCTTCTCCAGGCATGGATCGCCCACTGTTCACTCTGGAACAGTTTGCCTCGCATGCCGGCGAACAAGTGAAGATCAAGCTGCGCTCACCCTTCGAGGGTCGTCGTAACTTCCAGGGCCTTCTCCGCGGTGTGGAGGAGCAGGACGTGGTGGTCCAGGTGGACAATCAAGAGTTCCTGTTGCCGATCGACTCGATCGACAAGGCCAATATTATTCCCAGTTTTGACTGA
- a CDS encoding VOC family protein, whose product MSELPARPGRLNGLRHIALLVPNLEECERFYVDVLGMEVLNRANEDLVYLTCGNDNLSLGRGAGAANGLQTLDHYGFIVDSVEELEAWYQYFKAHGVTLLDRPFNHGDGARSFHLLDPAGNKVQPLYHPAVSGQRLV is encoded by the coding sequence ATGTCCGAATTGCCTGCACGCCCTGGCCGCCTGAACGGCCTGCGTCATATTGCCTTGTTGGTACCCAACCTGGAGGAGTGTGAACGCTTCTACGTCGATGTGCTGGGCATGGAAGTGCTGAACCGCGCCAACGAAGACCTGGTGTACCTCACTTGTGGTAACGACAACCTGTCGCTGGGGCGCGGGGCAGGGGCGGCCAATGGGTTGCAGACCCTGGACCACTATGGGTTCATCGTCGATAGCGTGGAGGAGCTGGAAGCCTGGTACCAGTACTTCAAGGCGCACGGCGTGACCTTGCTGGACCGGCCGTTCAACCATGGTGACGGGGCGCGCAGCTTCCACCTGTTGGACCCGGCAGGGAACAAGGTGCAGCCGTTGTACCATCCGGCGGTGTCGGGGCAGCGTTTGGTGTGA
- the nusA gene encoding transcription termination factor NusA: MSKEVLLVVESVSNEKGVPPGVIFEALEVALATATKKRFEDEVDLRVEINRHTGSYETFRRWTVVDEADLDDPAIETWLSKIHETHPEAKVGDVIEEKIESIEFGRIAAQTAKQVIVQKVREAERAQVVDAYRERVGEIISGTVKKVTRDNVIVDLGNNAEALLAREDIIPRETFRVGVRLRALLKEIRTENRGPQLILSRTAPQMLIELFRIEVPEIAEGLIEVMAASRDPGSRAKIAVRSKDKRIDPQGACIGMRGSRVQAVSGELGGERVDIVLWDDNPAQFVINAMSPAEVAAIIVDEDAHAMDIAVAEDNLAQAIGRGGQNVRLASQLTGWTLNVMTEKDIQAKQQAETGDILRNFIDELEVDEELAQVLVDEGFTSLEEIAYVPLEEMLNIDGFDEDIVNELRARAKDRLLTKAIATEEKLADAHPADDLLSLEGMDKDLAAELAVRGVVNREDLAEQSIDDLLDIDGIDEERAGKLIMAARAHWFE, from the coding sequence ATGAGCAAAGAAGTACTGCTGGTTGTTGAATCGGTATCCAACGAAAAAGGTGTACCGCCCGGCGTCATTTTCGAAGCGCTGGAAGTGGCACTGGCCACTGCAACCAAAAAACGTTTTGAAGACGAAGTCGACCTGCGTGTGGAAATCAACCGCCACACCGGTAGCTACGAGACCTTCCGTCGCTGGACCGTGGTCGACGAAGCCGATCTTGATGATCCGGCGATCGAGACCTGGTTGAGCAAGATTCACGAAACCCACCCTGAAGCCAAGGTCGGTGACGTGATCGAAGAGAAGATCGAGTCCATCGAGTTCGGTCGTATTGCCGCCCAGACCGCCAAGCAGGTCATCGTGCAGAAGGTCCGCGAGGCCGAGCGTGCCCAGGTGGTCGATGCCTACCGCGAGCGCGTTGGCGAGATCATCTCCGGTACCGTCAAAAAGGTTACCCGCGACAACGTCATCGTTGACCTGGGCAACAACGCAGAGGCCCTGCTGGCCCGCGAAGACATCATTCCGCGTGAGACCTTCCGTGTTGGCGTGCGCCTGCGTGCGCTGCTCAAGGAAATTCGCACCGAGAACCGTGGCCCTCAGCTGATCCTGTCGCGCACCGCGCCACAGATGCTGATCGAGCTTTTCCGCATCGAAGTGCCGGAAATTGCCGAAGGCCTCATCGAAGTCATGGCTGCCTCCCGTGATCCGGGTTCGCGAGCCAAGATCGCCGTCCGCTCCAAGGACAAGCGCATCGACCCGCAAGGCGCCTGCATCGGCATGCGTGGTTCGCGCGTCCAGGCCGTATCCGGGGAGCTGGGTGGTGAGCGTGTGGATATCGTCCTGTGGGACGATAACCCGGCGCAGTTTGTCATCAACGCCATGTCGCCGGCTGAAGTCGCGGCGATCATCGTTGATGAAGATGCCCATGCCATGGACATCGCCGTTGCCGAGGACAACCTGGCCCAGGCCATTGGTCGTGGCGGTCAGAACGTTCGCCTGGCCAGTCAGCTGACCGGCTGGACCCTGAACGTGATGACCGAGAAGGACATCCAGGCCAAGCAGCAGGCCGAAACCGGTGACATCCTGCGCAATTTCATCGATGAACTGGAAGTCGACGAGGAGCTGGCCCAAGTGCTGGTCGACGAAGGCTTCACCAGCCTCGAAGAAATTGCCTACGTACCGTTGGAAGAAATGCTCAACATCGATGGCTTTGACGAAGATATCGTCAACGAGCTCCGCGCTCGAGCCAAGGACCGTTTGTTGACCAAGGCCATCGCTACCGAAGAAAAACTGGCAGACGCCCATCCGGCTGACGACCTGCTCTCCCTCGAGGGCATGGACAAGGACCTGGCGGCGGAACTGGCGGTGCGCGGCGTGGTTAACCGCGAAGACCTGGCCGAGCAGTCGATCGACGATCTGCTCGACATCGACGGCATCGACGAAGAGCGTGCCGGCAAGTTGATCATGGCCGCCCGAGCCCACTGGTTCGAGTAA
- the pnp gene encoding polyribonucleotide nucleotidyltransferase, translating to MNPVIKTFQFGQSTVTLETGRIARQATGAVLVTVDNDVTVLVTVVGAKQADPGKGFFPLSVHYQEKTYAAGKIPGGFFKREGRPSEKETLTSRLIDRPIRPLFPEGFMNEVQVVCTVVSTSKKTDPDIAAMIGTSAALAISGIPFEGPIGAARVAFHESTGYLLNPTYEQLAASSLDMVVAGTSDAVLMVESEAKELTEDQMLGAVLFAHDEFQAVIQAVKELAAEAGKPTWDWQPAPANVELMNLVRGEFGEAVSQAYTITQKADRYNRLGQLRDEAVARLSNEETGPSAGAIKDIFGELEYRTVRENIVNGKPRIDGRDTRTVRPLNIEVGVLPKTHGSALFTRGETQALVVATLGTARDAQLLDTLEGEKKDPFMLHYNFPPFSVGECGRMGGAGRREIGHGRLARRGVQAMLPSDSDFPYTIRVVSEITESNGSSSMASVCGASLALMDAGVPMKAPVAGIAMGLVKEGDKFAVLTDILGDEDHLGDMDFKVAGTAKGVTALQMDIKINGITEEIMEIALGQALEARLNILGQMNQIIAQSRSELSANAPTMIAMKIDTDKIRDVIGKGGATIRAICEETKASIDIEDDGSIKIFGETKEAAEAAKQRILGITAEAEIGKIYVGKVERIVDFGAFVNILPGKDGLVHISMLSDARVEKVTDILKEGQEVEVLVLDVDNRGRIKLSIKDVAAAKASGV from the coding sequence GTGAACCCGGTAATCAAGACTTTCCAGTTCGGTCAATCGACCGTTACTCTCGAAACGGGCCGTATTGCCCGTCAGGCAACCGGCGCCGTGCTGGTGACCGTCGACAACGACGTCACCGTGCTGGTGACTGTGGTAGGCGCCAAACAGGCCGATCCAGGCAAGGGTTTCTTCCCGCTGTCGGTCCACTACCAGGAAAAGACCTACGCCGCCGGCAAGATCCCGGGTGGCTTCTTCAAGCGTGAAGGCCGTCCTTCCGAGAAAGAGACCCTGACCTCGCGCCTGATCGACCGTCCGATCCGTCCGCTGTTCCCGGAAGGCTTCATGAACGAAGTGCAGGTAGTCTGCACCGTGGTTTCCACCAGCAAGAAGACCGACCCTGACATCGCTGCGATGATCGGTACCTCGGCTGCCCTGGCCATTTCCGGCATTCCGTTCGAAGGCCCGATCGGCGCCGCTCGCGTTGCCTTCCACGAAAGCACCGGCTACCTGCTGAACCCGACCTACGAGCAACTGGCTGCCTCGAGCCTGGACATGGTCGTTGCCGGTACCTCCGACGCTGTACTGATGGTTGAATCGGAAGCCAAAGAGCTGACCGAAGACCAGATGCTGGGCGCCGTACTGTTCGCCCACGACGAATTCCAGGCCGTGATCCAGGCCGTCAAGGAACTGGCCGCCGAAGCCGGCAAGCCGACCTGGGACTGGCAGCCAGCCCCAGCCAACGTCGAGCTGATGAACCTGGTGCGTGGCGAGTTCGGCGAAGCCGTTTCGCAGGCCTACACCATCACCCAGAAGGCTGACCGTTACAACCGCCTGGGCCAGCTGCGCGACGAGGCTGTTGCCCGTCTGAGCAACGAAGAGACCGGCCCGTCCGCCGGCGCCATCAAGGACATCTTCGGCGAGCTGGAATACCGCACCGTCCGCGAGAACATCGTCAACGGCAAACCGCGTATCGACGGCCGTGACACCCGCACCGTGCGCCCACTGAACATCGAAGTCGGCGTATTGCCGAAGACCCACGGTTCGGCGCTGTTCACCCGTGGCGAAACCCAGGCCCTGGTCGTCGCGACCCTGGGTACTGCCCGTGACGCCCAGCTGCTGGACACCCTGGAAGGCGAGAAGAAAGACCCGTTCATGCTGCACTACAACTTCCCGCCATTCTCGGTGGGTGAGTGCGGTCGCATGGGCGGCGCCGGCCGTCGTGAAATCGGCCACGGCCGCCTGGCCCGTCGTGGCGTGCAGGCCATGCTGCCGAGCGACAGCGACTTCCCTTACACCATCCGCGTGGTATCGGAAATCACCGAATCCAACGGTTCCAGCTCCATGGCTTCGGTCTGTGGTGCTTCCCTGGCCCTGATGGACGCCGGTGTACCGATGAAGGCACCGGTTGCCGGTATCGCCATGGGCCTGGTCAAGGAAGGTGACAAGTTCGCCGTCCTGACCGACATCCTGGGTGACGAAGACCACCTGGGCGACATGGACTTCAAGGTAGCCGGTACCGCCAAGGGTGTTACTGCGCTGCAGATGGACATCAAGATCAACGGCATCACCGAAGAGATCATGGAAATCGCCCTGGGCCAGGCCCTGGAAGCGCGCCTGAACATCCTCGGCCAGATGAACCAGATCATCGCCCAGTCGCGTAGCGAGCTGTCGGCCAACGCCCCGACCATGATCGCGATGAAGATCGACACCGACAAGATCCGTGACGTCATCGGTAAAGGTGGTGCCACCATTCGCGCCATCTGCGAAGAGACCAAGGCTTCGATCGACATCGAAGACGATGGCTCGATCAAGATCTTCGGCGAAACCAAGGAAGCGGCAGAGGCTGCCAAGCAGCGCATCCTGGGCATCACCGCCGAGGCCGAGATCGGCAAGATCTACGTCGGCAAGGTCGAGCGCATCGTCGACTTCGGTGCCTTCGTCAACATCCTGCCTGGCAAGGACGGCCTGGTGCACATCTCCATGCTGAGCGATGCTCGCGTCGAGAAAGTCACCGACATCCTGAAAGAAGGCCAGGAAGTCGAAGTACTGGTACTGGACGTGGACAACCGCGGCCGTATCAAGCTGTCGATCAAGGACGTTGCCGCGGCCAAGGCCTCGGGCGTCTAA
- a CDS encoding putative quinol monooxygenase, protein MYSLFIKTRVKPGYADEFLTAIKVNAAASVANEPGCLVFDVSQDRVDPEVIYLYEIYRDDAAYDAHTQTAHFRDSRPLVEPLIVEQECFESDVIARNPVY, encoded by the coding sequence GTGTATAGCCTGTTCATCAAGACCCGAGTGAAGCCCGGTTACGCCGATGAATTTCTGACTGCGATCAAGGTCAATGCCGCGGCTTCCGTTGCCAACGAACCTGGCTGCCTGGTGTTCGATGTGTCGCAGGACCGGGTCGACCCGGAGGTGATCTACCTGTACGAGATCTACCGCGATGATGCGGCGTATGACGCGCATACGCAGACTGCGCACTTTCGCGATAGCCGGCCGTTGGTCGAGCCGCTGATCGTCGAACAGGAATGCTTCGAGAGTGATGTGATTGCGCGTAATCCGGTGTACTAG
- the infB gene encoding translation initiation factor IF-2 produces MTQVTVKELAQEVEAPVERLLQQMREAGLPHTDAGQVVTDNEKQTLLTHLKSSHKSKAEEPRKITLQRKTTSTLRVAGSKSISVEVRKKKVFVQRSPEEIQAEQKRELDERRAAENAAREKVEAEVRQRNEEQARRQAADTAAAAPAPAAKPESAPAAAPAPVVADAPASEDAAARAAERKKDEARRNEGRTRDEDRRGGERRGEAPRVSIKVKVKEKEKAPTPRAAPRTTDEESDGVRRGRGGKSKLKKRNQHGFQNPTGPVIRDVTIGETITVSELAQQMSVKAAEVVKFMFKLGTPVTINQVLDQETAQLVAEELGHKVTLVSDTALEDSLAESLKFEGEVESRAPVVTVMGHVDHGKTSLLDYIRRAKVAAGEAGGITQHIGAYHVETDRGMVTFLDTPGHAAFTAMRARGAKATDIVILVVAADDGVMPQTREAVQHAKAAGVPLVVAVNKIDKPGADIDRIRNELAVEGVTSEDWGGDTPFVKVSAKMGTGVDELLEAVLLQAEILELTATPTAPGRGVVVESRLDKGRGPVATILVQDGTLRQGDMVLCGSNYGRVRAMLDENGKPVKEAGPSIPVEILGLDGTPEAGDELSVVADEKKAREVALFRQGKYREVKLARAHAGKLENIFETMGQEEKKTLNIVLKTDVRGSLEALQGSLSGLGNDEVQVRVIGGGVGGITESDANLALASNAVLFGFNVRADAGARKIVEQEGLDMRYYNVIYDIIEDVKKALTGMLGSDVRENILGVAEVRDVFRSPKFGAIAGCMVIEGTVYRNRPIRVLREDVVIFEGELESLRRFKDDASEVRNGMECGIGVKSYNDVKVGDKIEVFEKVQVARTL; encoded by the coding sequence ATGACGCAAGTCACGGTGAAAGAACTGGCCCAAGAGGTCGAGGCACCGGTAGAGCGCCTGCTGCAGCAGATGCGTGAGGCAGGTCTGCCGCACACCGACGCCGGTCAGGTAGTGACCGACAATGAGAAGCAGACCTTGCTGACTCATTTGAAGAGCAGCCACAAGAGCAAGGCGGAAGAACCGCGCAAGATTACCTTGCAGCGCAAAACCACCAGCACCCTGCGTGTCGCCGGTAGCAAGAGCATCAGCGTAGAAGTACGCAAGAAGAAAGTATTCGTGCAGCGCAGCCCGGAAGAAATCCAGGCTGAGCAGAAGCGTGAACTGGATGAGCGCCGCGCGGCTGAAAATGCCGCTCGCGAGAAGGTCGAGGCCGAAGTTCGCCAGCGCAACGAAGAGCAGGCTCGCCGTCAGGCCGCCGATACCGCTGCTGCAGCCCCTGCGCCTGCCGCCAAGCCAGAGTCGGCGCCAGCCGCTGCCCCGGCCCCGGTAGTTGCCGATGCCCCGGCGTCCGAAGACGCCGCAGCCCGTGCCGCCGAGCGCAAGAAGGACGAAGCCCGTCGCAACGAAGGCCGCACCCGTGACGAAGACCGTCGTGGTGGCGAGCGTCGTGGCGAGGCCCCGCGCGTGTCGATCAAGGTCAAGGTCAAGGAGAAGGAAAAGGCTCCGACTCCTCGTGCCGCACCGCGCACCACCGATGAAGAGAGCGATGGCGTACGCCGTGGCCGCGGTGGCAAGAGCAAGCTGAAGAAGCGCAATCAGCACGGCTTCCAGAACCCGACCGGTCCAGTCATCCGTGACGTGACCATCGGCGAGACCATCACCGTCTCGGAACTGGCCCAACAGATGTCGGTCAAGGCCGCTGAAGTGGTCAAGTTCATGTTCAAGCTGGGTACCCCGGTCACCATCAACCAGGTGCTCGACCAGGAAACCGCTCAGCTGGTCGCCGAAGAACTGGGCCACAAAGTGACCCTGGTCAGCGATACCGCCTTGGAAGACTCCCTGGCCGAATCGCTGAAATTCGAAGGTGAAGTCGAATCGCGTGCGCCGGTCGTTACCGTCATGGGTCACGTTGACCACGGCAAGACCTCGCTGCTCGACTACATCCGTCGTGCCAAGGTTGCCGCTGGCGAAGCCGGTGGTATTACCCAGCACATCGGTGCCTACCACGTGGAAACCGACCGCGGCATGGTCACCTTCCTCGATACCCCAGGCCACGCTGCGTTCACCGCAATGCGTGCCCGTGGTGCCAAGGCTACCGACATCGTCATCCTGGTGGTGGCGGCGGACGACGGCGTGATGCCGCAAACCCGCGAAGCCGTTCAGCATGCCAAGGCAGCTGGCGTTCCGCTGGTGGTTGCGGTGAACAAGATCGACAAGCCGGGTGCCGATATCGATCGCATCCGCAACGAGCTGGCCGTCGAAGGCGTGACCTCCGAGGACTGGGGTGGTGACACTCCGTTCGTCAAGGTTTCGGCGAAGATGGGTACCGGCGTCGACGAACTGCTCGAAGCTGTCCTGCTGCAGGCCGAGATCCTCGAGCTGACCGCTACCCCGACCGCTCCAGGTCGTGGCGTGGTTGTCGAATCGCGTCTGGACAAGGGCCGTGGCCCGGTGGCTACCATCCTGGTTCAGGACGGTACCCTGCGTCAGGGCGACATGGTCCTGTGCGGTTCCAACTATGGCCGCGTGCGCGCCATGCTCGACGAGAACGGCAAGCCTGTGAAGGAAGCCGGCCCGTCGATCCCGGTCGAAATCCTCGGCCTGGACGGTACCCCGGAAGCCGGTGACGAGCTGTCCGTGGTTGCCGACGAGAAGAAGGCCCGTGAAGTTGCCCTGTTCCGTCAAGGCAAGTACCGCGAGGTCAAGCTGGCCCGTGCTCACGCCGGCAAGCTGGAAAACATCTTCGAGACCATGGGTCAGGAAGAGAAGAAGACCCTCAACATCGTCCTCAAGACCGACGTGCGTGGTTCCCTGGAAGCACTGCAGGGTTCGCTGTCGGGCCTGGGCAACGACGAAGTTCAGGTACGCGTGATCGGTGGCGGCGTCGGTGGTATCACCGAAAGCGACGCCAACCTGGCGCTGGCTTCGAATGCAGTACTGTTCGGCTTCAACGTGCGTGCCGATGCCGGCGCGCGCAAGATCGTCGAGCAGGAAGGTCTGGATATGCGTTACTACAACGTGATCTACGACATCATCGAAGACGTCAAGAAGGCCCTGACCGGCATGCTCGGCAGCGATGTTCGCGAGAACATCCTGGGTGTCGCCGAAGTACGTGACGTGTTCCGTTCGCCGAAGTTCGGCGCCATCGCTGGCTGTATGGTCATCGAGGGTACCGTGTACCGCAACCGTCCGATCCGCGTACTGCGCGAAGACGTTGTGATCTTCGAAGGCGAACTGGAGTCGCTGCGTCGCTTCAAGGACGACGCCTCCGAAGTGCGTAACGGCATGGAGTGCGGTATTGGCGTGAAGAGCTACAACGACGTCAAGGTCGGCGACAAGATCGAAGTCTTCGAGAAAGTCCAGGTTGCTCGTACCCTTTAA
- the rpsO gene encoding 30S ribosomal protein S15, with the protein MALSVEEKAQIVAEYQQAAGDTGSPEVQVALLTANINKLQGHFKANDKDHHSRRGLIRMVNQRRKLLDYLKGKDTTRYSALIGRLGLRR; encoded by the coding sequence ATGGCCCTCAGCGTTGAAGAAAAAGCTCAGATCGTTGCCGAATACCAGCAAGCCGCCGGCGATACCGGTAGCCCGGAAGTGCAGGTTGCTCTGCTGACCGCCAACATCAACAAGCTGCAAGGCCACTTCAAGGCCAACGACAAAGACCACCACTCCCGTCGTGGTCTGATTCGTATGGTCAACCAGCGTCGTAAGCTGCTGGACTACCTGAAGGGCAAAGACACCACTCGTTACAGCGCCCTGATCGGTCGCCTGGGTCTGCGTCGCTAA